A single region of the Elizabethkingia sp. JS20170427COW genome encodes:
- a CDS encoding L-threonylcarbamoyladenylate synthase, translating into MAKILKIYPDNPQENLIQEVVKTLKGGGIIIYPSDTVYSMGCNIFDIRAMERLAKIKGVKLEKAHFSIICNDLSHLSEFTKPVDTATFRLLKQYLPGPFTFILEANKTLPLAYKGQKTVGIRVPDFSIPKLIVTALGHPIATTSIKDEDDVIEYTTDPELIAEKYDHLVDIVIDSGYGDNVASTVVDLSQGYAEVIREGKGIFEH; encoded by the coding sequence ATGGCGAAAATATTAAAAATATATCCTGATAACCCACAAGAGAACCTTATTCAGGAAGTTGTAAAAACCTTAAAAGGCGGGGGAATTATAATTTACCCTTCGGATACTGTATACTCTATGGGTTGCAATATTTTTGATATTAGGGCTATGGAAAGGTTAGCCAAAATAAAAGGGGTGAAATTAGAAAAAGCTCACTTTTCTATCATTTGCAACGACTTAAGTCACCTTTCCGAGTTTACCAAACCTGTGGATACGGCAACATTTAGATTACTTAAACAGTATCTCCCTGGTCCGTTCACCTTTATCTTAGAGGCTAATAAAACCTTACCCCTTGCGTATAAAGGACAAAAGACCGTTGGGATAAGAGTTCCCGATTTTAGTATTCCTAAATTAATTGTTACCGCTTTAGGACACCCTATTGCCACCACTTCCATTAAAGATGAAGATGATGTTATTGAATACACAACCGACCCAGAATTGATTGCTGAAAAATACGACCATTTGGTAGATATTGTTATTGACTCTGGATACGGAGATAACGTAGCCTCCACTGTCGTAGATTTAAGCCAAGGATATGCAGAAGTTATCCGAGAAGGGAAAGGTATCTTCGAGCACTAA
- a CDS encoding translocation/assembly module TamB, whose amino-acid sequence MANLDNNKENNDKNINNPMQQSNDESPKASESKHDSEVVDKILPPKKYSVWAKIILTMFYAFLGIVVLLMVVVNLPVTQNYATTKVLNLLNKDLKINISKEDISINLFGDVKIKGIEIKDDRGYPLIRAKELKAASNWFALLKSTNQLGFDNLTLVEPDVRVVTYKGDSIDNFTRFIQKFDNGKPRDPNKPPFQLNARIQIQEGKISIHNQNSGGEEGRWLRAYHVNLFVTKFHVKGPDISARIRNFSMLAYRRNHKFLLDTFSGDFSLTQEALSFKGLTLNTENTLLMGDLVFNLDKKTKFQDFANKVRWDLHLKKGSRVSGADIHYFMPRWDNKNGFAISGKMTGPLNNFKLDDFSVQGKEVSIYSPETKMKNLLKGNFNIQTREFSADFTYPQLRAMLPSFIAKKLGNFADVFGRIKYKGNANVTPEKVIADGSLVTTIGQADISSLTLTEFSTPRPKYIADVLVKDLNTTAFTKNKTVGLLSGKINLQGEGFDVNTLSLKTHSDIYRLELMGKDIHQLKIDGTLNHKVFQGKVAVDDNYVKANLDGKVDFSTPRLLMDARTEINHVDLQYFGINPQSKSTLSGVFEGKLSMKDINDLNLDFKLNEVKLLSNKQNIIVPDGSVKAFIEGKERIVSVNAPGVVQGEIRGKYNLGDLSNMMMNGLNGILAGYRPPKYYKNQQLNFSFDIQQGLLEYFVPEIKISRGAYVQGSYQGDNNALVLDSNIQNMQYLISKKKEPTASELALAKANPDYKIDFQPIVTDTVLVNNFKLNVNTANQENVILADLGRLQFGKTILSNYHLQANKDLGNILHLKSDFFVGTPTQEKENRMKSYTVNLNQTMNVSKDIVIRFDPTSVSLNGETWSVDASEFINHSIVYRKKEEDFKISNLRIFSDESSILINGVFKSGEDFNSEIIVDNLELSKVLAFMPSENPLDIKGIANGRAEIKMNKKVLAPIIDIDIHDIVMNGEKVGNLSLDAQNSSTANIFDVVAKITSSELLGGNKMEVTGTINNTGATPTLDLSTKLNDFNIAFAGEFVKSIFSNLRGKANGEIAITGPLNDIDYSGNVAFSGLGFKFNFSGVDYSFEDAEIPISKGLVQLNDVKIKDNRSISSGSVSGIIRFETLASLGLDLIIRADNVLLLNTSQKDFDVFWGRVVAQGDIYINGPVTGLSIAADARVLGGSEFTLNTSTSQSVEEFKMLRFLKVNEETGEISLADKVKTGLNMTLALNLAVDKNSTVNVLVGDELGDISVRGNAQNLKFNMSRSGQMSMNGVYSVDNGTFLSKAILERTFQIQKGSSIAWDHDVMNPDLNIVANYYRVVSNLGEYLNVGRLQPTNVQLQVILKSKMRDIDPIMDIKLPDASSQIKEALTAKINVEDEKIKQIGSILVMNSFNTSTSMADVNLGSTAISTGYSMLFKNLSSVFNAISNDFQIDMDYIKGDTQTNVADRANTSVNIAVSPRLKIRTGIGVPISKTAEAQNNYLSGEGSIEYDISRQNDGGLVLHAYSKPANIGLVVGSNASANQSYGVGMVYTKSFNKLGDIFRSKKKKRKENKKDQHLIIKKDSVNK is encoded by the coding sequence ATGGCAAATTTAGATAATAATAAGGAAAATAACGATAAAAACATCAATAATCCGATGCAACAGTCAAATGATGAATCTCCAAAAGCTTCTGAAAGTAAGCACGACTCAGAAGTTGTAGATAAGATATTGCCGCCTAAGAAATACTCAGTATGGGCAAAAATAATCTTAACAATGTTTTATGCATTTTTGGGGATTGTTGTTTTACTTATGGTAGTTGTGAACTTACCAGTAACGCAAAACTATGCTACTACCAAGGTGCTAAACTTGTTGAATAAAGATCTTAAGATTAATATTTCCAAAGAAGATATTTCTATAAATTTATTTGGAGATGTTAAGATAAAAGGAATAGAAATAAAAGATGATAGAGGTTATCCTTTGATAAGAGCTAAAGAGTTAAAAGCCGCTTCTAATTGGTTTGCATTGTTAAAATCTACCAATCAATTAGGTTTTGATAATCTAACTTTGGTAGAACCAGATGTAAGAGTAGTTACCTATAAGGGGGATTCTATCGATAATTTTACAAGGTTTATTCAAAAATTTGATAATGGTAAACCTAGAGATCCTAATAAACCACCTTTCCAATTAAATGCAAGGATACAAATCCAAGAGGGTAAAATCTCTATTCATAACCAGAATAGTGGGGGAGAAGAGGGAAGATGGCTTAGGGCTTATCATGTCAACTTATTTGTTACGAAATTTCACGTGAAGGGTCCTGATATTTCAGCGAGAATTAGGAATTTCTCCATGCTAGCTTATCGAAGAAATCACAAGTTTTTATTGGATACTTTTTCTGGAGATTTTTCATTAACTCAGGAAGCGTTGTCCTTTAAAGGGCTGACTTTAAATACCGAAAATACGCTGCTGATGGGAGATTTAGTCTTTAATTTAGATAAAAAGACGAAGTTTCAAGATTTTGCTAATAAAGTACGATGGGATTTGCATTTAAAGAAAGGCAGCCGAGTAAGTGGAGCGGATATTCATTATTTTATGCCGAGATGGGATAATAAAAACGGTTTTGCCATCTCTGGGAAAATGACGGGTCCTCTTAATAATTTTAAATTAGATGATTTTAGTGTTCAAGGGAAAGAGGTTAGTATTTATAGCCCTGAAACTAAAATGAAAAATCTATTGAAAGGCAATTTTAATATACAAACCCGAGAGTTTTCTGCAGATTTTACTTACCCTCAGCTTCGGGCAATGCTACCTTCTTTTATTGCTAAAAAATTAGGAAATTTTGCAGATGTTTTTGGAAGAATAAAATATAAAGGAAATGCCAATGTTACTCCTGAAAAAGTAATTGCAGATGGTAGTCTAGTAACAACAATTGGGCAGGCCGATATCTCCTCACTTACCTTAACGGAATTTAGCACTCCTAGGCCTAAATATATTGCAGATGTTTTGGTGAAGGATCTTAATACAACAGCTTTCACTAAAAATAAAACGGTAGGGTTGTTGTCGGGAAAAATTAATCTACAAGGAGAAGGCTTTGATGTGAATACATTAAGTTTAAAAACCCATTCAGATATCTACCGACTAGAGTTGATGGGAAAAGATATTCATCAACTGAAAATAGATGGAACCTTAAATCATAAGGTTTTTCAAGGGAAGGTTGCTGTAGATGACAATTATGTAAAAGCAAACTTGGATGGGAAGGTAGATTTTAGCACTCCGCGTTTATTGATGGATGCAAGGACAGAAATTAACCATGTCGATTTGCAGTATTTTGGAATCAACCCTCAATCTAAATCTACGCTTAGTGGAGTGTTTGAAGGGAAGTTGTCCATGAAGGATATTAATGATTTGAATTTAGATTTCAAGCTGAATGAAGTTAAATTATTGTCCAATAAGCAGAATATCATTGTCCCAGATGGTTCGGTAAAAGCCTTTATAGAAGGTAAAGAAAGAATAGTCTCTGTAAATGCTCCAGGAGTAGTGCAAGGTGAGATAAGGGGGAAATATAATCTTGGAGATTTAAGCAATATGATGATGAATGGCTTAAATGGAATATTAGCAGGATATAGACCTCCAAAATATTATAAAAATCAACAACTGAATTTTAGCTTTGATATCCAACAGGGCTTATTAGAGTATTTTGTTCCAGAAATTAAAATTTCTAGAGGGGCATATGTGCAAGGAAGCTACCAAGGTGATAACAATGCTTTGGTGTTGGATTCTAATATCCAGAATATGCAATATTTAATCAGTAAAAAGAAAGAGCCTACCGCTAGTGAATTGGCATTAGCTAAGGCGAATCCAGATTATAAAATAGATTTCCAACCCATTGTTACCGATACCGTGTTGGTGAATAATTTCAAGTTGAATGTTAATACTGCTAATCAAGAAAATGTAATATTGGCAGATTTAGGAAGGTTGCAGTTTGGAAAAACAATACTGAGCAATTATCATTTGCAAGCCAATAAAGATTTGGGAAATATCCTTCATCTAAAATCTGATTTCTTTGTAGGGACTCCTACTCAGGAAAAGGAAAATAGGATGAAGAGTTATACGGTGAATCTTAACCAAACCATGAATGTAAGCAAAGATATTGTCATAAGGTTTGATCCAACGTCTGTAAGCCTCAACGGCGAGACTTGGAGTGTAGATGCTTCCGAATTTATCAATCATTCTATCGTCTATCGTAAAAAAGAAGAGGATTTTAAAATTAGTAACCTAAGGATTTTCTCAGATGAAAGTAGTATTCTCATCAATGGAGTTTTCAAAAGTGGTGAGGATTTTAATTCTGAAATAATTGTAGATAACCTAGAATTGTCGAAAGTACTCGCCTTTATGCCAAGTGAAAATCCTTTAGATATAAAAGGGATAGCCAATGGTAGAGCCGAAATTAAAATGAATAAAAAAGTATTGGCTCCTATTATTGATATTGATATTCATGACATTGTTATGAATGGAGAAAAAGTAGGAAATCTAAGTTTAGACGCCCAAAATAGCAGTACAGCTAATATCTTTGATGTAGTTGCTAAGATTACTTCTTCCGAGCTTTTAGGAGGAAATAAAATGGAAGTAACAGGAACAATAAACAATACGGGAGCAACGCCAACTTTAGATCTTTCTACAAAGCTTAATGATTTTAATATCGCTTTTGCTGGAGAATTTGTAAAAAGTATTTTTAGCAATCTTAGAGGAAAGGCCAATGGTGAAATTGCAATTACAGGACCTCTTAATGATATCGACTATTCTGGTAATGTAGCTTTTTCTGGTTTGGGATTTAAGTTTAACTTCTCCGGAGTAGATTATAGCTTTGAGGATGCCGAAATACCAATATCTAAAGGTTTAGTACAGTTAAATGACGTGAAGATTAAAGATAACCGAAGTATTTCTTCGGGAAGTGTCTCAGGGATTATTAGGTTCGAGACTTTGGCCTCTTTAGGTTTAGATTTAATTATCCGTGCAGATAATGTCCTATTGCTAAATACTTCTCAGAAAGATTTTGATGTCTTCTGGGGAAGAGTGGTAGCGCAAGGGGATATCTATATCAACGGCCCTGTAACAGGTTTAAGTATTGCTGCTGATGCAAGAGTGTTGGGAGGAAGCGAGTTTACTTTGAATACCAGTACTTCTCAATCTGTAGAAGAGTTTAAGATGCTGAGGTTTTTAAAAGTAAATGAAGAAACAGGAGAAATTTCATTAGCAGACAAAGTGAAAACAGGGCTTAACATGACATTGGCTCTGAATTTGGCAGTAGATAAAAACTCTACGGTAAATGTATTGGTGGGAGATGAATTGGGGGATATTAGTGTACGAGGAAATGCGCAGAACCTAAAATTTAATATGAGCAGATCTGGACAGATGTCGATGAATGGTGTTTACTCGGTAGATAATGGTACTTTTTTGTCTAAGGCAATTTTAGAGAGAACTTTCCAAATCCAAAAAGGAAGTAGTATTGCATGGGATCATGATGTGATGAACCCCGATCTTAATATTGTAGCCAATTACTATAGAGTAGTCTCTAATCTTGGAGAATATCTTAATGTAGGAAGATTGCAACCTACCAACGTACAGCTTCAGGTGATTCTGAAAAGTAAAATGAGAGATATCGACCCTATTATGGATATTAAACTTCCGGATGCCTCTAGCCAAATAAAAGAAGCTTTAACCGCAAAAATTAATGTAGAAGATGAGAAGATTAAGCAAATAGGCTCTATTTTGGTGATGAACAGCTTTAATACTTCAACTTCAATGGCGGATGTTAATTTAGGAAGTACAGCAATATCAACAGGCTATAGTATGTTGTTTAAGAATTTGTCATCCGTTTTCAATGCAATTAGTAATGATTTCCAAATAGACATGGATTATATAAAAGGAGATACCCAAACTAATGTAGCTGACAGGGCAAATACAAGCGTTAACATTGCGGTTTCTCCTCGCTTGAAGATTAGGACGGGTATTGGAGTTCCTATTTCTAAAACTGCAGAGGCTCAGAATAATTATTTATCAGGAGAAGGGTCTATTGAATATGATATCTCTAGACAAAACGATGGAGGCCTTGTGTTGCATGCTTATTCTAAACCCGCGAATATAGGACTTGTGGTAGGGTCTAACGCGAGTGCTAACCAGAGTTATGGAGTGGGGATGGTTTATACGAAGAGTTTTAATAAGCTTGGTGACATTTTTAGAAGCAAAAAAAAGAAAAGAAAGGAAAACAAGAAAGATCAGCATTTAATTATTAAAAAAGATTCTGTTAATAAATAA
- a CDS encoding 16S rRNA (uracil(1498)-N(3))-methyltransferase gives MKLFFGELKNSSFEIHEDDQTHIRKVLRMKEGEEIYVTDGKGALAKGILFFEGKKVCIDIQDLQQSTPKFPHYLHIAIAPTKNIDRIEFFVEKATEMGVSEISFLQTEKTERKNINIDKIRKQVIAASKQSLRSHFPKVNEMIKISEFIKNTTPENTFVAHCHSELERQDISHLGINNNICFLIGPEGDFSPQEIQLLKDNHIKAASLGPQRLRTETAGVFVAAWSYQKMF, from the coding sequence ATGAAATTATTTTTTGGCGAATTAAAAAATTCTTCATTCGAAATTCATGAAGACGACCAAACCCACATTAGAAAAGTACTTCGCATGAAAGAAGGCGAAGAAATTTACGTTACCGATGGCAAAGGTGCTCTTGCTAAGGGAATACTTTTTTTTGAAGGCAAAAAGGTTTGCATCGATATCCAAGACCTTCAGCAGAGTACGCCTAAATTTCCGCATTACTTGCACATTGCGATTGCCCCTACAAAAAACATCGATAGAATAGAATTTTTTGTAGAAAAAGCTACCGAAATGGGAGTTTCCGAAATTAGTTTTTTACAAACGGAAAAAACTGAGCGTAAAAATATCAACATCGATAAAATCAGAAAGCAAGTTATTGCTGCTTCCAAACAGAGTCTTAGATCTCACTTCCCGAAGGTAAATGAAATGATTAAAATTTCTGAATTCATCAAAAACACCACTCCAGAAAACACCTTCGTTGCTCATTGCCATTCGGAATTGGAAAGGCAAGATATTTCTCATCTGGGAATCAATAACAACATATGCTTTCTTATTGGCCCCGAAGGAGATTTCAGCCCTCAGGAAATTCAACTTTTAAAAGACAATCATATCAAAGCGGCTAGCCTTGGACCACAAAGATTGCGTACTGAAACAGCAGGGGTTTTTGTTGCCGCATGGTCTTATCAAAAAATGTTTTAA
- the prmC gene encoding peptide chain release factor N(5)-glutamine methyltransferase — protein sequence MILRDIQNLFFQELSLLYSASEIQKLFDFFSEEYLGFSGIQLRMNLENSIESEIQEKFKNAIHQLLLGQPYQQILGKAYFYGDEFVVNQNTLIPRPETEELIELILQKISRDKEISILDIGTGSGCIAISLAKRLPKAKVTALDYSEEALAVARKNADLHQVNLQFIQMDYLHHVLPKKYDIIVSNPPYIGVEEYSEIDDQVKKYEPNMALFAPKDDVLAFYRKIAQDCEPFLQDKGYVFLEINQKLGQETLELYRNILSEAHLLEDLSGNPRMIWGQK from the coding sequence ATGATTTTAAGAGATATACAAAATTTATTCTTTCAAGAATTATCCCTACTCTACTCAGCTTCTGAAATACAGAAGCTTTTTGATTTTTTTAGTGAAGAATATTTAGGTTTCTCCGGCATACAACTACGTATGAATTTGGAAAATTCTATAGAAAGCGAGATACAGGAAAAATTTAAAAATGCAATACACCAATTACTTCTAGGACAGCCTTATCAACAAATCTTGGGAAAAGCCTACTTTTATGGTGACGAATTTGTGGTTAATCAAAACACCCTTATCCCAAGACCTGAAACCGAAGAATTGATAGAACTCATCTTGCAAAAAATTTCCAGAGATAAAGAAATTTCCATCTTGGATATTGGTACAGGAAGTGGCTGTATTGCAATTAGCTTAGCTAAGAGACTACCAAAAGCAAAAGTTACTGCCCTTGATTATTCTGAAGAAGCCTTAGCTGTAGCACGCAAAAATGCAGATTTACATCAGGTAAATTTACAGTTTATCCAAATGGATTACCTTCATCATGTATTGCCTAAAAAATATGATATCATCGTTAGCAACCCTCCTTACATAGGAGTAGAAGAATACTCTGAAATCGATGATCAGGTAAAAAAATACGAGCCCAACATGGCCTTATTTGCTCCTAAAGACGATGTGCTTGCCTTTTACCGAAAAATAGCCCAAGATTGTGAGCCCTTTCTACAAGACAAAGGTTATGTTTTTCTGGAAATCAACCAAAAACTAGGGCAAGAGACTTTAGAACTTTACCGCAACATTCTCTCTGAAGCGCATCTTTTGGAGGACCTTTCGGGTAACCCAAGGATGATTTGGGGACAAAAATAA
- the tsaD gene encoding tRNA (adenosine(37)-N6)-threonylcarbamoyltransferase complex transferase subunit TsaD, translated as MNKSIILGIESSCDDTSAAIIKGNSILSNIAASQKIHLEYGGVVPELASRAHQQNIIPVVHQALTKANIQQNEIQAIGFTRGPGLLGSLLVGTSFAKSLAMSLDVPLIEVNHLQAHILAHFIEDANPTPPKFPFLCLTVSGGHTLIVLVKDYFDMEIIGKTIDDAAGEAFDKIGKVFELDYPAGPIIDRLAKEGNENAFEFSKPKLQGYDYSFSGVKTSVLYFIQKEIKKNPNFITENINNLCASVQKNIIDILLNKLKKAAEDYKISEIAISGGVSANSQLRESLKKLCLQKKWNYYIPKFEYTTDNAAMIAMVAKLKFDKKEFTDIRTTATAKYNL; from the coding sequence ATGAACAAGTCCATTATTTTAGGTATTGAATCTTCTTGTGACGACACCTCAGCAGCGATTATTAAAGGAAACAGCATACTTTCAAATATTGCAGCTTCCCAAAAAATACATCTCGAATACGGAGGTGTAGTGCCTGAGCTTGCTTCTAGGGCTCATCAACAAAATATCATTCCTGTAGTTCACCAAGCTCTCACAAAGGCAAATATACAACAAAATGAAATTCAAGCCATAGGTTTTACAAGAGGTCCTGGACTTTTAGGATCTCTGCTTGTGGGTACTTCTTTTGCGAAATCTCTCGCCATGTCTTTAGATGTGCCTCTTATTGAAGTCAACCATTTACAAGCCCATATTTTAGCCCACTTTATTGAAGATGCTAATCCCACTCCACCCAAATTCCCTTTCTTGTGTCTTACAGTAAGCGGAGGACATACTTTAATTGTATTGGTGAAAGATTATTTCGATATGGAAATCATTGGGAAAACCATTGACGATGCTGCGGGAGAAGCTTTTGATAAAATAGGTAAAGTTTTCGAATTAGATTACCCTGCAGGGCCAATTATCGACAGGCTAGCCAAAGAAGGAAATGAAAATGCTTTTGAATTTAGTAAACCTAAACTACAGGGTTATGACTATTCCTTCAGTGGTGTAAAAACATCTGTTTTATATTTTATTCAGAAAGAAATTAAGAAGAACCCTAATTTCATCACTGAAAATATCAACAACCTTTGTGCTTCGGTTCAAAAAAATATTATCGACATCCTTCTCAACAAGCTCAAAAAAGCTGCTGAAGATTATAAAATATCAGAAATTGCTATCTCTGGTGGGGTTTCCGCCAACTCTCAGCTAAGAGAAAGTTTGAAAAAACTCTGCCTTCAAAAAAAATGGAATTATTACATTCCAAAATTTGAATATACCACGGATAACGCTGCCATGATTGCTATGGTTGCAAAATTGAAATTCGATAAAAAGGAATTCACCGATATCCGTACTACGGCTACCGCAAAATACAATCTTTAA
- the yaaA gene encoding peroxide stress protein YaaA, whose translation MKILISPAKLMNINSKTEFLKSTEPLFIKEAAHIQKFLKEKNPQFLKELMHISDKLAQENWERNQNWTANPSEENSSSALFTFAGEVYRGLDAKSLKKDEVLYLQDHLRMLSGLYGLLKPSDAVMLYRLEMGCGFSFEQYKNLYAFWQEKLTAHLNAEVKPNDYILNLASNEYSKAIQRKKLNCPVIDFDFKENKDGKLKTIVVYTKHARGLVARFCAQKKVKNLEEVKAFNLEGYLFNDELSTENKFIFTR comes from the coding sequence ATGAAAATACTGATATCACCTGCTAAATTGATGAACATTAACTCTAAAACCGAGTTTTTAAAAAGTACCGAACCTTTATTCATCAAAGAGGCGGCTCATATTCAAAAATTTTTAAAAGAAAAAAATCCTCAGTTTCTAAAAGAGCTGATGCATATTTCAGATAAGCTCGCTCAAGAGAATTGGGAGAGAAACCAAAATTGGACTGCCAACCCTTCTGAAGAAAATTCATCCTCTGCCCTATTCACCTTTGCTGGGGAAGTGTACCGAGGGCTAGATGCAAAAAGCTTAAAAAAAGATGAAGTTTTGTACCTCCAGGATCATTTAAGAATGCTTTCTGGGCTATATGGTTTACTAAAGCCTTCGGATGCTGTAATGCTTTATCGTTTGGAGATGGGATGTGGTTTTAGCTTTGAGCAGTATAAAAATCTTTATGCTTTTTGGCAAGAAAAACTAACCGCACATCTAAATGCGGAAGTAAAGCCAAACGACTACATTCTGAATCTTGCGAGCAATGAGTATTCTAAAGCCATACAGCGTAAAAAGCTCAACTGCCCGGTAATTGATTTCGACTTTAAAGAAAATAAAGACGGGAAACTAAAGACAATTGTCGTTTATACCAAGCATGCTCGAGGACTGGTTGCTAGATTCTGTGCTCAGAAAAAAGTAAAAAACCTTGAAGAGGTGAAAGCTTTTAATTTGGAGGGATACCTCTTCAATGATGAGTTATCTACGGAAAACAAATTTATATTTACAAGATAA